From a region of the Daphnia magna isolate NIES linkage group LG1, ASM2063170v1.1, whole genome shotgun sequence genome:
- the LOC116928993 gene encoding importin subunit beta-1 isoform X2, producing the protein MVPEPNIQLIQILEKTVSSEKNELEAAQNYLEQAARANLVEFIRALSDILAHGANSPVARMAAGLQLKNCLTSKDTDVKLEYQQRWLSFPPDLRAYVKKNILAALGTETIRPSSAAQCVAYMAVAELPVSQWPELISVLVANVTAANSTEMVREATLETIGYICQDIDAEVLATQSNEILTAIVHGMKREEPSNHVRLAATTALLNSLEFTKANFDKESERHFIMQVVCEATQSPDTKVRVAALQCLVKIMSLYYQYMEHYMGPALFAITLEAMRSEIDEIALQGIEFWSNVCDEEVDLAIEASEAAEMGRPPEHTSKFYAKGALQYLVPVLMQTLTKQEEYDDEDDWNPCKAAGVCLMLLANCCEDVIVPHVLPFVKENIENPDWRFRDAAVMAFGSILEGPDAVQLKPIVEQAMPFLFKLMHDTSVNVRDTAAWTIGRVCEIIPDAAVAPPNLQPLLQALVTGLTAEPRVASNVCWAFSSLAEAAYETASQATDGNEPDSYCLSEYFEPIVQKLLETTDRPDAAQANLRAAAYEALMEMVKNSPKDCYLTVQKTTMVILERLQQVLNMESHVSSHSDRVQYNDLQSLLCATLQSVLRKVTPEDAPKISDPIMAALLQMFNSSAGPNRAGGVQEDALMAVATLTEVLGEGFIKYMEAFRPYLIMGLRNHAETTICQASVGLVGDICRALGAKILPFCDSIMSLLLETLGNNEVDRKVKPQILAVFGDMALAIGPEFKKYLELVLGMLHQASQAQVNRNDFDIMDYLNELRECCLEAYTGIVQGLKGEDKETVGTDVQLLLPHVPHMINFITTIARDREKSDGTISAAAGLIGDLCSAFGHQLLPFVDTEPITEMLTIGRRSKTGKTKTLSNWATKEIRRLKSSVTAS; encoded by the exons GCTGCAAGGGCAAATCTG GTGGAATTTATCAGAGCCTTGTCTGATATTCTTGCCCATGGAGCCAATAGCCCTGTGGCCCGCATGGCTGCTGGCTTACAGTTGAAAAATTGCTTGACTTCAAAAGATACAGATGTCAAGCTAGAATACCAGCAACGATGGTTGTCATTCCCACCAGATTTAAGGGCTTATGTAAAGAAGAACATTTTGGCTGCCCTGGGAACAGAGACTATCCGTCCCAGCTCTGCTGCACAGTGTGTTGCATACATGGCAGTTGCTGAACTACCAGTCAGTCAATGGCCAGAACTTATATCTGTTCTTGTTGCGAATGTCACTGCAGCCAACAGCACAGAAATGGTTAGAGAGGCAACCTTGGAAACCATTGGATATATTTGTCAAGATATT GATGCTGAAGTTTTAGCAACTCAGTCAAACGAGATTCTTACCGCTATTGTTCATGGTATGAAGCGCGAAGAACCAAGTAACCACGTCAGATTAGCCGCAACAACTGCACTATTAAACTCTTTGGAGTTCACAAAAGCCAACTTTGATAAAGAA AGTGAACGCCACTTCATTATGCAAGTTGTATGTGAAGCGACGCAGTCACCCGATACCAAAGTGCGTGTTGCAGCTCTTCAATGCCTGGTCAAAATTATGTCTCTCTATTATCAATACATGGAGCACTATATGGGGCCTGCACTTTTTGCT ATCACGCTAGAAGCAATGAGATCAGAGATCGATGAAATTGCGCTTCAAGGCATTGAATTCTGGTCAAACGTATGTGACGAGGAAGTGGATTTGGCCATTGAGGCTAGCGAAGCTGCTGAAATGGGTCGTCCTCCCGAGCATACCTCGAAATTTTACGCCAAGGGCGCGCTCCAATACTTGGTTCCGGTATTGATGCAAACCCTGACCAAACAAGAAGAGTATGATGACGAGGACGACTGGAATCCTTGTAAGGCAGCTGGCGTATGCCTCATGTTGTTAGCTAACTGCTGTGAAGATGTTATTGTTCCTCACGTGCTTCCTTTCGTCAAGGAGAATATTGAG AATCCTGATTGGCGTTTCCGTGACGCTGCAGTGATGGCTTTTGGCTCTATTCTTGAGGGACCTGATGCTGTTCAATTAAAACCAATTGTGGAACAAGCTATGCCGTTCCTTTTCAAACTGATGCATGACACAAGTGTCAATGTCCGCGACACCGCAGCGTGGACGATAGGACGTGTGTGTGAAATCATCCCTGATGCGGCAGTGGCGCCTCCCAATTTGCAACCACTTCTTCAGGCCCTAGTTACCGGACTCACAGCAGAGCCTCGTGTAGCCTCAAATGTGTGCTGGGCCTTCTCAAGCTTAGCTGAAGCTGCCTATGAAACTGCATCACAG GCTACTGACGGAAATGAGCCGGACTCCTACTGCCTATCTGAATATTTTGAGCCAATTGTTCAGAAATTGTTGGAAACCACCGATAGACCAGACGCTGCCCAAGCTAATCTTCGTGCCGCTGCCTATGAAGCTTTAATGGAAATGGTCAAAAACTCTCCCAAGGATTGTTATCTGACCGTTCAAAAGACTACCATGGTGATCTTGGAGCGATTGCAACAG GTTCTGAATATGGAATCTCATGTGTCATCCCACTCGGATCGAGTCCAATACAACGATCTCCAATCTTTGCTTTGTGCTACGCTACAGAGCGTGCTTCGTAAAGTTACACCAGAAGATGCTCCCAAAATATCTGATCCGATCATGGCCGCATTACTGCAAATGTTCAATTCGAGCGCTGGGCCAAATCGTGCTGGTGGTGTACAGGAAGACGCTTTGATGGCAGTGGCTACCTTAACAGAAGTCCTTGGTGAAGGTTTCATCAAGTACATGGAGGCTTTCCGTCCATACCTTATCATGGGCTTGAGAAACCATGCTGAAACTACCATCTGTCAGGCGTCCGTCGGGCTGGTTGGCGACATTTGCCGAGCTCTAGGGGCCAAGATTCTGCCTTTTTGCGATTCTATTATGTCCCTCCTTCTGGAAACACTTGGCAACAATGAGGTCGATCGGAAAGTGAAGCCTCAAATTTTGGCAGTGTTTGGAGACATGGCTTTGGCCATCGGCCCAGAATTCAAGAAATACCTTGAGTTGGTTCTTGGCATGTTGCACCAAGCATCTCAAGCCCAAGTTAACAGA AATGACTTCGACATCATGGACTACCTGAACGAGTTGCGAGAATGCTGCCTAGAAGCTTACACAGGGATAGTTCAAGGTCTGAAAGGAGAAGACAAAGAAACAGTTGGAACTGATGTCCAGCTTTTACTTCCCCACGTCCCTCACATGATCAATTTCATCACGACAATCGCTAGAGATCGAGAAAAGTCGGACGGAACTATCTCTGCCGCAGCTGGTCTTATCGG CGATCTTTGCTCGGCATTTGGCCACCAGTTATTGCCGTTCGTTGATACTGAACCCATCACAGAGATGTTGACCATTGGTCGACGATCGAAGACAGGAAAAACTAAAACGCTGTCGAACTGGGCCACGAAGGAAATCCGTCGTCTGAAGAGCTCCGTCACTGCTAGTTG A
- the LOC116928993 gene encoding importin subunit beta-1 isoform X1 has product MVPEPNIQLIQILEKTVSSEKNELEAAQNYLEQAARANLVEFIRALSDILAHGANSPVARMAAGLQLKNCLTSKDTDVKLEYQQRWLSFPPDLRAYVKKNILAALGTETIRPSSAAQCVAYMAVAELPVSQWPELISVLVANVTAANSTEMVREATLETIGYICQDIDAEVLATQSNEILTAIVHGMKREEPSNHVRLAATTALLNSLEFTKANFDKESERHFIMQVVCEATQSPDTKVRVAALQCLVKIMSLYYQYMEHYMGPALFAITLEAMRSEIDEIALQGIEFWSNVCDEEVDLAIEASEAAEMGRPPEHTSKFYAKGALQYLVPVLMQTLTKQEEYDDEDDWNPCKAAGVCLMLLANCCEDVIVPHVLPFVKENIENPDWRFRDAAVMAFGSILEGPDAVQLKPIVEQAMPFLFKLMHDTSVNVRDTAAWTIGRVCEIIPDAAVAPPNLQPLLQALVTGLTAEPRVASNVCWAFSSLAEAAYETASQATDGNEPDSYCLSEYFEPIVQKLLETTDRPDAAQANLRAAAYEALMEMVKNSPKDCYLTVQKTTMVILERLQQVLNMESHVSSHSDRVQYNDLQSLLCATLQSVLRKVTPEDAPKISDPIMAALLQMFNSSAGPNRAGGVQEDALMAVATLTEVLGEGFIKYMEAFRPYLIMGLRNHAETTICQASVGLVGDICRALGAKILPFCDSIMSLLLETLGNNEVDRKVKPQILAVFGDMALAIGPEFKKYLELVLGMLHQASQAQVNRNDFDIMDYLNELRECCLEAYTGIVQGLKGEDKETVGTDVQLLLPHVPHMINFITTIARDREKSDGTISAAAGLIGDLCSAFGHQLLPFVDTEPITEMLTIGRRSKTGKTKTLSNWATKEIRRLKSSVTASW; this is encoded by the exons GCTGCAAGGGCAAATCTG GTGGAATTTATCAGAGCCTTGTCTGATATTCTTGCCCATGGAGCCAATAGCCCTGTGGCCCGCATGGCTGCTGGCTTACAGTTGAAAAATTGCTTGACTTCAAAAGATACAGATGTCAAGCTAGAATACCAGCAACGATGGTTGTCATTCCCACCAGATTTAAGGGCTTATGTAAAGAAGAACATTTTGGCTGCCCTGGGAACAGAGACTATCCGTCCCAGCTCTGCTGCACAGTGTGTTGCATACATGGCAGTTGCTGAACTACCAGTCAGTCAATGGCCAGAACTTATATCTGTTCTTGTTGCGAATGTCACTGCAGCCAACAGCACAGAAATGGTTAGAGAGGCAACCTTGGAAACCATTGGATATATTTGTCAAGATATT GATGCTGAAGTTTTAGCAACTCAGTCAAACGAGATTCTTACCGCTATTGTTCATGGTATGAAGCGCGAAGAACCAAGTAACCACGTCAGATTAGCCGCAACAACTGCACTATTAAACTCTTTGGAGTTCACAAAAGCCAACTTTGATAAAGAA AGTGAACGCCACTTCATTATGCAAGTTGTATGTGAAGCGACGCAGTCACCCGATACCAAAGTGCGTGTTGCAGCTCTTCAATGCCTGGTCAAAATTATGTCTCTCTATTATCAATACATGGAGCACTATATGGGGCCTGCACTTTTTGCT ATCACGCTAGAAGCAATGAGATCAGAGATCGATGAAATTGCGCTTCAAGGCATTGAATTCTGGTCAAACGTATGTGACGAGGAAGTGGATTTGGCCATTGAGGCTAGCGAAGCTGCTGAAATGGGTCGTCCTCCCGAGCATACCTCGAAATTTTACGCCAAGGGCGCGCTCCAATACTTGGTTCCGGTATTGATGCAAACCCTGACCAAACAAGAAGAGTATGATGACGAGGACGACTGGAATCCTTGTAAGGCAGCTGGCGTATGCCTCATGTTGTTAGCTAACTGCTGTGAAGATGTTATTGTTCCTCACGTGCTTCCTTTCGTCAAGGAGAATATTGAG AATCCTGATTGGCGTTTCCGTGACGCTGCAGTGATGGCTTTTGGCTCTATTCTTGAGGGACCTGATGCTGTTCAATTAAAACCAATTGTGGAACAAGCTATGCCGTTCCTTTTCAAACTGATGCATGACACAAGTGTCAATGTCCGCGACACCGCAGCGTGGACGATAGGACGTGTGTGTGAAATCATCCCTGATGCGGCAGTGGCGCCTCCCAATTTGCAACCACTTCTTCAGGCCCTAGTTACCGGACTCACAGCAGAGCCTCGTGTAGCCTCAAATGTGTGCTGGGCCTTCTCAAGCTTAGCTGAAGCTGCCTATGAAACTGCATCACAG GCTACTGACGGAAATGAGCCGGACTCCTACTGCCTATCTGAATATTTTGAGCCAATTGTTCAGAAATTGTTGGAAACCACCGATAGACCAGACGCTGCCCAAGCTAATCTTCGTGCCGCTGCCTATGAAGCTTTAATGGAAATGGTCAAAAACTCTCCCAAGGATTGTTATCTGACCGTTCAAAAGACTACCATGGTGATCTTGGAGCGATTGCAACAG GTTCTGAATATGGAATCTCATGTGTCATCCCACTCGGATCGAGTCCAATACAACGATCTCCAATCTTTGCTTTGTGCTACGCTACAGAGCGTGCTTCGTAAAGTTACACCAGAAGATGCTCCCAAAATATCTGATCCGATCATGGCCGCATTACTGCAAATGTTCAATTCGAGCGCTGGGCCAAATCGTGCTGGTGGTGTACAGGAAGACGCTTTGATGGCAGTGGCTACCTTAACAGAAGTCCTTGGTGAAGGTTTCATCAAGTACATGGAGGCTTTCCGTCCATACCTTATCATGGGCTTGAGAAACCATGCTGAAACTACCATCTGTCAGGCGTCCGTCGGGCTGGTTGGCGACATTTGCCGAGCTCTAGGGGCCAAGATTCTGCCTTTTTGCGATTCTATTATGTCCCTCCTTCTGGAAACACTTGGCAACAATGAGGTCGATCGGAAAGTGAAGCCTCAAATTTTGGCAGTGTTTGGAGACATGGCTTTGGCCATCGGCCCAGAATTCAAGAAATACCTTGAGTTGGTTCTTGGCATGTTGCACCAAGCATCTCAAGCCCAAGTTAACAGA AATGACTTCGACATCATGGACTACCTGAACGAGTTGCGAGAATGCTGCCTAGAAGCTTACACAGGGATAGTTCAAGGTCTGAAAGGAGAAGACAAAGAAACAGTTGGAACTGATGTCCAGCTTTTACTTCCCCACGTCCCTCACATGATCAATTTCATCACGACAATCGCTAGAGATCGAGAAAAGTCGGACGGAACTATCTCTGCCGCAGCTGGTCTTATCGG CGATCTTTGCTCGGCATTTGGCCACCAGTTATTGCCGTTCGTTGATACTGAACCCATCACAGAGATGTTGACCATTGGTCGACGATCGAAGACAGGAAAAACTAAAACGCTGTCGAACTGGGCCACGAAGGAAATCCGTCGTCTGAAGAGCTCCGTCACTGCTAGTTGGTGA